A region from the Curtobacterium sp. MCBA15_012 genome encodes:
- a CDS encoding alpha/beta hydrolase-fold protein: MEGTPERPFRPPQDTSARYGAEQHAEAALRGHHTPRTLVTTLPLLSAHLLLPLYAVTVVAALGVVLAVRRAWRPLAVALVAGAVLGALLSWFLGDVLDVLGIAPTWVDRIWTGVVCALLGVAVVGLVRGRTRTRVVAAVLVPLAVLSGALAINRDAGLFPTVADALGESHVPALALPDDPSPSTRAADAAAWQPPSDMPTHGRYGSVRIPGDTSHFRARPAIVYLPPAALVEHAPVLPVVVMLSGQGPGAAPANIVEAGRMVARLDALAAAHHGLAPIVVMPDQLGAATNNPMCVDGPLGNSATYLTEDVPAWVHRHLHAAESADRWAIGGFSQGGTCAVQLGAAFPHRFGSWIDVSGQRGPTLGDQDETVQRGFRGDRAAFEAAQPVRLLQDHAPYRSSAAFIAAGADDSRYGPVVPVIAVAARAAGTDVTVRMIEGGGHDWHTAGVALAEGVEWFMRRTHLVR; the protein is encoded by the coding sequence ATGGAAGGCACCCCGGAACGGCCGTTCCGGCCCCCGCAGGACACCTCCGCTCGCTACGGTGCCGAACAGCACGCCGAAGCCGCGCTCCGCGGACACCACACCCCCAGGACCCTCGTGACGACCCTCCCCCTGCTCTCCGCCCACCTCCTGCTCCCGCTCTACGCGGTCACCGTCGTGGCGGCCCTCGGCGTCGTCCTCGCAGTCCGGCGGGCCTGGCGACCGCTCGCGGTCGCGCTCGTGGCCGGTGCGGTGCTCGGCGCGCTGCTCTCCTGGTTCCTCGGCGACGTCCTCGACGTGCTCGGCATCGCCCCGACGTGGGTCGACCGGATCTGGACGGGCGTCGTCTGCGCGCTCCTCGGTGTGGCGGTCGTCGGCCTCGTGCGCGGACGGACGCGCACCCGCGTGGTGGCCGCGGTCCTCGTGCCGCTCGCCGTCCTGTCCGGCGCGCTCGCGATCAACCGTGACGCGGGTCTGTTCCCCACCGTCGCCGACGCCCTGGGTGAGTCCCACGTGCCCGCCCTGGCGCTGCCGGACGATCCCTCCCCGTCCACCCGGGCCGCGGACGCCGCCGCGTGGCAGCCGCCGTCGGACATGCCCACGCACGGACGGTACGGCTCGGTCCGGATCCCGGGCGACACCTCGCACTTCCGGGCACGTCCCGCCATCGTGTACCTGCCGCCCGCGGCGCTCGTCGAGCACGCCCCCGTGCTGCCCGTCGTCGTCATGCTCTCCGGGCAGGGGCCGGGAGCAGCGCCCGCCAACATCGTCGAGGCCGGCCGGATGGTCGCACGACTCGACGCCCTGGCGGCGGCACACCACGGGCTCGCCCCGATCGTCGTGATGCCGGACCAGCTCGGAGCCGCGACGAACAACCCGATGTGCGTCGACGGTCCGCTCGGCAACAGCGCGACCTACCTGACCGAGGACGTCCCCGCGTGGGTGCACCGACACCTCCACGCCGCGGAGTCCGCCGACCGGTGGGCGATCGGCGGCTTCTCGCAGGGCGGCACCTGCGCGGTGCAGCTCGGCGCCGCGTTCCCGCACCGCTTCGGGTCCTGGATCGACGTCTCGGGGCAGCGCGGACCGACGCTCGGTGACCAGGATGAGACCGTCCAACGGGGTTTCCGCGGTGACCGGGCAGCGTTCGAGGCCGCACAGCCCGTCCGACTGCTCCAGGACCACGCGCCGTACCGGTCCTCGGCGGCCTTCATCGCCGCGGGGGCCGACGACAGCCGGTACGGGCCGGTCGTCCCGGTCATCGCCGTCGCGGCACGGGCGGCGGGGACCGACGTGACCGTCCGGATGATCGAGGGCGGCGGGCACGACTGGCACACCGCCGGCGTCGCCCTGGCCGAGGGCGTGGAGTGGTTCATGCGCCGCACCCACCTCGTGCGCTGA
- a CDS encoding insulinase family protein: MPEQLRPVPTVHASAPGVVEARLAFGVGSCDEPVTLAGITHLVEHLAVRGALPITTWHNATTHDHVTFFEVTTETTDEALALLGRFAASVSALAETTDDTVVRERRVLEKEDRLRFHEQVASVHTARFGPAGPGRSGAGSAAVAGITAEEVRNWVAERFVAENAVVIVRGGTAPPEVIDLPLPAGRPGRPSTRIERWTGPMRRGALVESALGGTAASVVVPAEVAPLADAVIEHEVFDALRIEAALAYDVSSHTLDLDADTSVVAVTADGDDSDVEETTAAVVGVFRRLAEHGPSAATIARIDASRALNALYPSSGPDVTIWATMLRRLRGIGLAPSADSPVSPAELAQLREALEDAFPTLLVCVDRDADVDFAALARRHGLEHDDAKIGRPVPPRVWFPARPGRGRSTHRDRLLSGLATMHAEIVDHRLVLRPRGEESREVDLAQAAVVGRRGSEGVTIVDTQGDSFHIRAAEWWRGRRFVAAVLAATPDHLVRDFSS, encoded by the coding sequence GTGCCCGAACAGCTCCGCCCCGTCCCGACCGTCCACGCCTCCGCACCGGGCGTCGTCGAGGCACGGCTGGCGTTCGGCGTGGGCTCCTGTGACGAGCCGGTCACCCTCGCCGGGATCACCCACCTCGTGGAGCACCTCGCGGTCCGTGGGGCGCTCCCGATCACCACGTGGCACAACGCCACCACGCACGACCACGTCACCTTCTTCGAGGTCACCACCGAGACCACCGACGAGGCATTGGCACTCCTCGGGCGGTTCGCGGCCTCGGTCTCGGCCCTCGCCGAGACCACCGACGACACGGTCGTGCGGGAACGCAGGGTGCTCGAGAAGGAAGACCGGCTGCGCTTCCACGAGCAGGTCGCCTCGGTGCACACGGCACGCTTCGGACCGGCCGGCCCTGGTCGCTCGGGAGCGGGATCGGCCGCGGTCGCGGGCATCACCGCCGAGGAGGTCCGGAACTGGGTCGCGGAGCGCTTCGTCGCCGAGAACGCGGTGGTGATCGTCCGTGGGGGCACCGCTCCGCCCGAGGTGATCGACCTCCCGCTGCCCGCCGGCCGTCCGGGCCGCCCGAGCACCCGCATCGAGCGGTGGACCGGACCGATGCGCCGCGGCGCCCTGGTCGAGTCGGCCCTCGGCGGCACGGCCGCCTCGGTCGTCGTCCCGGCGGAGGTCGCGCCGCTGGCCGACGCGGTGATCGAACACGAGGTGTTCGACGCGCTCCGCATCGAGGCGGCGCTCGCGTACGACGTCAGCTCGCACACGCTCGACCTGGACGCGGACACGAGCGTCGTCGCCGTGACGGCCGACGGGGACGACTCCGACGTCGAGGAGACCACCGCCGCCGTCGTCGGGGTGTTCCGGCGTCTGGCGGAGCACGGACCGAGTGCCGCCACGATCGCCAGGATCGACGCCTCCCGAGCGCTCAACGCGCTGTATCCCTCCTCCGGCCCCGACGTGACGATCTGGGCGACGATGCTGCGACGACTCCGCGGGATCGGCCTGGCCCCGAGCGCCGACTCCCCCGTCTCCCCCGCCGAGCTCGCGCAGCTGCGGGAAGCCCTCGAGGACGCGTTCCCGACGCTGCTCGTCTGCGTCGACCGCGACGCCGACGTCGACTTCGCGGCACTCGCGCGGCGGCACGGTCTGGAGCACGACGACGCGAAGATCGGCAGGCCGGTCCCCCCTCGTGTGTGGTTCCCGGCGCGCCCCGGACGCGGCCGGAGCACGCACCGCGACCGGCTCCTGAGCGGACTGGCGACGATGCACGCCGAGATCGTCGACCACCGCCTGGTCCTCCGGCCGCGTGGAGAGGAGTCCCGCGAAGTCGACCTGGCGCAGGCGGCCGTCGTCGGCAGACGCGGCAGCGAGGGCGTGACCATCGTCGACACGCAGGGTGACTCGTTCCACATCCGGGCCGCGGAGTGGTGGCGGGGCCGACGGTTCGTCGCGGCGGTGCTCGCTGCGACGCCGGACCACCTGGTGCGCGACTTCTCGTCCTGA
- a CDS encoding DUF4184 family protein — MPFTVSHAVVALGARRLPVPVAAVAVGSMAPDAVLFAPFLPRYEDAHSWWGIPTIDLAVSLVVLAVWWLLVRPAWAPVVPGVRARVPLSWATPRPVRMCSPQARRVGDPDALPVRIRRALLVTVRRVLPVLVGCVLGSVTHVVWDGFTHGHGFVVQAWPALREGTVGGYPLPFFLQDTSSALGLLALLVAAVVWWRRTAPRAERTPSAGERRVAVVVAGAAVVLSVAVGGAALLAGRGLGGAVTALAFRVPVVVAVGLVGGAVLLLVVRRHGSRTEGPPGR, encoded by the coding sequence GTGCCCTTCACCGTGAGCCACGCCGTCGTCGCCCTCGGCGCGCGGCGACTCCCCGTGCCGGTCGCCGCCGTCGCCGTCGGGTCGATGGCCCCGGACGCCGTGCTGTTCGCTCCGTTCCTGCCCCGGTACGAGGACGCGCACTCCTGGTGGGGCATCCCGACGATCGACCTCGCCGTCTCGCTCGTCGTGCTCGCCGTGTGGTGGCTGCTCGTCCGTCCGGCGTGGGCTCCGGTCGTCCCGGGTGTCCGGGCGCGCGTCCCGCTGTCGTGGGCGACGCCGCGGCCCGTCCGGATGTGCTCCCCGCAGGCGCGGAGGGTCGGGGACCCCGACGCACTGCCGGTCCGCATCCGGCGCGCACTGCTGGTCACGGTACGGCGCGTGCTGCCGGTCCTGGTCGGGTGCGTGCTCGGCAGCGTGACCCACGTCGTCTGGGACGGCTTCACGCACGGCCACGGGTTCGTGGTCCAGGCCTGGCCGGCGCTCCGCGAGGGCACGGTGGGCGGGTACCCGCTCCCGTTCTTCCTGCAGGACACGTCGTCGGCGCTCGGGCTGCTCGCGTTGCTCGTGGCCGCCGTGGTGTGGTGGCGGCGCACGGCACCCCGGGCGGAGCGGACGCCGAGCGCGGGTGAGCGTCGTGTCGCCGTGGTGGTCGCCGGTGCGGCCGTGGTGCTGTCCGTCGCTGTCGGCGGCGCGGCGCTGCTGGCCGGGCGCGGGCTCGGCGGTGCGGTCACGGCGCTGGCGTTCCGCGTGCCGGTGGTGGTCGCGGTCGGGCTCGTCGGCGGGGCGGTGCTGCTGCTCGTGGTGCGGCGGCACGGGTCCCGCACCGAGGGACCGCCGGGACGCTGA
- a CDS encoding VOC family protein — translation MIDATKAFSGFSVPDVDAAVDELTAAGVAFLRYEGLTDERGVNRHGGPLIAWFTDPSGNVLSVVEE, via the coding sequence GTGATCGACGCGACGAAGGCGTTCAGCGGGTTCTCGGTGCCGGACGTGGACGCCGCGGTCGACGAGCTCACCGCCGCCGGCGTCGCGTTCCTCCGCTACGAGGGCCTCACCGACGAGCGCGGGGTGAACCGGCACGGCGGACCGCTCATCGCGTGGTTCACCGACCCGTCGGGCAACGTGCTCAGCGTCGTCGAGGAGTGA
- a CDS encoding carboxylesterase family protein, giving the protein MPTPATRPFDTPAGTVTAVVDGAVTRALGVPYARADRFAPPEPYPDSAEPYPATTPAPVAPQRTSPAMEQLLPPMDLQVDEHCQRLTVTLPSDVRPDELLPVMVWVHGGSYVIGGGDLPIHDARDLVTEQRVVVVSVTYRLGVLGFLGDGRTVPANLGLLDLLEALRWVQRNITAFGGDPDTVTLFGQSAGGDAIAHLLISDGARGLFRRAIVQSAPLGLSRGRARMSRALVRSVGVVHPDTPLDEVLDRQERAERVALRFGLAGGMPFGTQYGHAPLPAERDTDRAWRAAAPEVDVLIGSGSDETGMYVPMIPGVRTLARYRPTRSLLRWLVVRPLSEVIYGRDVRRFVARHRAAGGNAVGYRLLRGATAAPTGAVHMSDVPMLLGGREAWVGSRLVPAREWPAVERRGRALRAVWAGFARTGRVSVPDDETIVFDRG; this is encoded by the coding sequence GTGCCGACCCCCGCAACCCGTCCCTTCGACACCCCCGCCGGGACGGTCACCGCCGTCGTCGACGGCGCGGTGACCCGCGCCCTCGGCGTCCCGTACGCCCGTGCCGACCGCTTCGCGCCGCCGGAGCCGTACCCGGACTCCGCCGAGCCGTACCCGGCGACCACGCCGGCCCCCGTCGCGCCGCAGCGCACGTCGCCGGCGATGGAGCAGCTGCTGCCGCCGATGGACCTGCAGGTCGACGAGCACTGCCAGCGCCTCACCGTCACGCTGCCGAGCGACGTCCGCCCGGACGAACTCCTGCCCGTGATGGTGTGGGTGCACGGCGGGTCGTACGTCATCGGTGGTGGCGACCTGCCCATCCACGACGCCCGCGACCTGGTGACCGAGCAGCGGGTGGTCGTCGTGTCGGTGACCTACCGGCTCGGCGTCCTGGGGTTCCTCGGCGACGGCAGGACGGTGCCCGCGAACCTCGGGTTGCTCGACCTGCTCGAGGCGCTGCGCTGGGTGCAGCGGAACATCACCGCGTTCGGCGGCGACCCCGACACGGTGACGCTGTTCGGGCAGTCGGCCGGCGGTGATGCGATCGCGCACCTGCTGATCAGCGACGGCGCCCGCGGGCTGTTCCGTCGGGCGATCGTGCAGAGCGCGCCGCTCGGGCTCTCCCGCGGCCGCGCGCGGATGAGCCGCGCGCTGGTCCGGTCGGTCGGCGTGGTGCACCCCGACACGCCGCTCGACGAGGTCCTCGACCGTCAGGAGCGGGCCGAACGGGTCGCCCTCCGGTTCGGACTCGCCGGCGGCATGCCCTTCGGGACCCAGTACGGCCACGCACCGCTCCCCGCTGAGCGCGACACCGACCGGGCCTGGCGCGCCGCGGCACCCGAGGTGGACGTCCTGATCGGGTCGGGGTCCGACGAGACCGGCATGTACGTGCCGATGATCCCCGGGGTCCGGACCCTCGCCCGGTACCGGCCGACCCGGTCGCTCCTGCGCTGGCTCGTCGTGCGGCCGCTCTCCGAGGTGATCTACGGGCGCGACGTCCGCCGGTTCGTCGCGCGGCACCGGGCCGCCGGGGGGAACGCCGTCGGCTACCGGCTGCTGCGCGGGGCGACCGCGGCGCCGACCGGGGCCGTGCACATGAGCGACGTGCCGATGCTGCTCGGTGGGCGGGAGGCCTGGGTCGGCAGTCGCCTCGTGCCCGCGCGGGAGTGGCCGGCGGTCGAGCGGCGGGGGCGGGCGCTCCGTGCGGTGTGGGCGGGGTTCGCGCGGACCGGGCGGGTGTCCGTGCCGGACGACGAGACGATCGTGTTCGACCGGGGGTGA
- a CDS encoding NUDIX hydrolase, with product MEYTDYDTRLAAYGVVTDGDRVLLARLRIAERGTWTLPGGGVEFEESVEQAVVREIREETGYEATCGALLGVRHHIVPVERRLHATGRPMKAVQVVFRASVTGGSLRHEADGTTDEAAWVPIAELPHRRHGLLVPIALGWAGVLGR from the coding sequence ATGGAGTACACGGACTACGACACCCGGCTCGCCGCCTACGGCGTCGTCACGGACGGCGACCGCGTGCTCCTCGCCCGCCTGCGCATCGCCGAGCGGGGCACGTGGACGCTGCCCGGCGGCGGGGTCGAGTTCGAGGAGAGCGTCGAGCAGGCCGTCGTGCGGGAGATCCGCGAGGAGACCGGCTACGAGGCGACCTGCGGCGCGCTCCTCGGGGTGCGGCACCACATCGTGCCCGTCGAGCGGCGACTGCACGCCACCGGTCGGCCCATGAAGGCCGTCCAGGTCGTGTTCCGGGCGTCGGTCACGGGCGGTTCGCTGCGCCACGAGGCGGACGGCACCACCGACGAGGCCGCCTGGGTCCCGATCGCCGAGCTGCCCCACCGACGGCACGGGCTGCTCGTGCCGATCGCCCTCGGGTGGGCGGGCGTGCTCGGACGCTGA
- a CDS encoding SdrD B-like domain-containing protein, giving the protein MRRSPIARAAATASVSSVVLGFVLATAAPVGAAQSATGSVPSAAPGGAVDLALEVAQDGNGPFTPTEGPGADASATNGIVRTRDAITYRVTMTSTGGASSNERFTLTAPTGTSWAGVPGRCTGAGSAVTGQDLTCNLGTVDEGRAVVVPVVLQVSAERRDGDRLEVAATGTADAAANGTVTASSPATTVSAAARYNLSKDVQGSVLRTGVPGPDGVTRGIQLVYPIAVDWQPVVPGQGLLGFAASTGPMTFTDDLSQILGDLPSQAVLWNGGAPACGPNGAAEPRLTGLPGGAGGGERAVADSGELSCSQAGPGRPVDVRIDGTVTDPDRIPTRNIAGGPIVGGQKPYVVSGYLSLWMPTPPAGTSVQSTNTYSALQTTSVTGAPNFPGSTEPTADNASRRTIVEYGPGNASKQLYRVRDGGAAVDIGSAKRGDPWATPGTLLRSDVSASNAGLTTLRGVVLCDTFDRATQRLTTLDRVTAWTTRLGGARVQYAAFTMSSPEAGRTATCDDGDGPWYDNPEDVPGGAGAVGAVRATGDVLGGEQASLHSYVTTEDAPNGTRARDFGHVWFGDRATTWVHDASPDPGLAAGPLADSVVLTEDLARITKKVVDPGHDASDTPDETTSTTAGATVEYALYPTFTNGKTTGQPAEVTVQDVLPQHTRYVDGSASAPPVVDTVTDAGGEGHQRLTWTLPAVRPNAPIEPLTYTAAVADTAPPGPVTNTASASSPTDASDAQYRQASRAVQVVRGGGVSVLKAAVDPVVVVGDDLRWDLVSTNTDTTPVEGVDVIDVLPHRGDDQGSAFHGSVALAGPVPVDTDGGEQVTYTRARPTDVDLDGGHPSNRPGGSTTWCAETAFGTDGCPATLTDVTAVRIQRTAPIGVGESVRHRVAVHGVGAHDGDAYTNRFGLRSSSLALPVRSNPATVRVVSGAVGDRVWDDHDHDGVQDHGEPGVADVAVALRGTDDRGAEVTELTTSRADGTYRFDGLRPGRYTVVFSAPDDSAFTTPRVGDDRAVDSDAGPDGQTDPVELGRETDAAGALTGVRRDETVDAGLVVDEPGEPGGPGGPDGPGEPGGPDGGSGSSSGGRGADGGSGAGDRAGAGTPGTGALAWTGADVRLPIVLAVVLLVVGTALAARTRRRRGRS; this is encoded by the coding sequence ATGCGCAGGTCACCCATCGCCAGGGCTGCCGCGACGGCATCCGTGTCGTCCGTGGTGCTCGGTTTCGTGCTCGCGACCGCGGCACCCGTCGGTGCGGCGCAGTCCGCGACGGGGTCGGTACCGTCGGCGGCGCCCGGCGGGGCCGTCGACCTCGCCCTCGAGGTCGCCCAGGACGGCAACGGCCCGTTCACCCCGACCGAGGGTCCCGGCGCCGACGCGAGTGCGACGAACGGGATCGTCCGCACCCGCGACGCGATCACGTACCGCGTGACCATGACCTCCACGGGCGGAGCGAGCTCGAACGAGCGCTTCACGCTGACCGCTCCGACGGGGACGAGCTGGGCCGGGGTGCCGGGTCGGTGCACGGGCGCCGGGTCGGCCGTGACCGGTCAGGACCTCACGTGCAACCTCGGCACCGTCGACGAGGGCCGGGCCGTCGTCGTGCCCGTCGTGCTGCAGGTCTCCGCCGAGCGACGGGACGGGGACCGGCTCGAGGTCGCCGCCACCGGTACGGCCGACGCCGCGGCGAACGGGACCGTGACGGCCTCCTCGCCGGCGACGACGGTGTCGGCGGCGGCCCGCTACAACCTGAGCAAGGACGTGCAGGGCTCGGTCCTCCGCACCGGGGTCCCCGGTCCGGACGGCGTGACCCGGGGGATCCAGCTCGTCTACCCGATCGCGGTGGACTGGCAGCCGGTCGTCCCCGGGCAGGGGCTGCTCGGCTTCGCGGCGAGCACGGGTCCGATGACCTTCACGGACGACCTGTCGCAGATCCTCGGTGACCTGCCGTCGCAGGCGGTGCTCTGGAACGGGGGCGCTCCCGCGTGCGGGCCGAACGGCGCGGCGGAACCACGCCTGACCGGACTCCCCGGCGGCGCCGGCGGGGGCGAGCGTGCCGTCGCCGACTCGGGGGAGCTCTCCTGCTCGCAGGCGGGTCCCGGTCGCCCGGTCGACGTCCGCATCGACGGCACGGTCACGGACCCGGACCGCATCCCGACCAGGAACATCGCGGGCGGACCGATCGTCGGCGGCCAGAAGCCGTACGTCGTCAGCGGGTACCTCAGCCTGTGGATGCCGACCCCGCCGGCGGGCACGTCGGTGCAGTCGACCAACACCTACTCGGCGTTGCAGACGACGTCGGTGACCGGTGCCCCGAACTTCCCCGGCAGCACCGAACCGACGGCGGACAACGCCTCGCGCCGGACGATCGTCGAGTACGGCCCCGGCAACGCGTCGAAGCAGCTCTACCGCGTGCGCGACGGCGGCGCGGCGGTCGACATCGGTTCCGCGAAGCGCGGCGATCCGTGGGCGACGCCCGGGACCCTGCTCCGCAGCGATGTCTCCGCGAGCAACGCCGGGCTGACGACCCTCCGCGGTGTGGTGCTCTGCGACACCTTCGACCGTGCGACGCAGCGCCTGACCACGCTCGACCGGGTGACCGCCTGGACCACGCGGCTGGGTGGTGCCCGGGTGCAGTACGCCGCGTTCACCATGTCATCCCCGGAAGCCGGGCGGACAGCGACGTGCGACGACGGCGACGGGCCGTGGTACGACAATCCCGAGGACGTCCCCGGCGGCGCCGGAGCGGTCGGCGCCGTGCGGGCGACGGGTGACGTCCTCGGCGGCGAGCAGGCGTCCCTCCACTCGTACGTCACGACCGAGGACGCGCCGAACGGCACCCGCGCGCGTGACTTCGGGCACGTGTGGTTCGGCGACCGGGCGACGACGTGGGTGCACGACGCCTCGCCGGACCCGGGGCTCGCCGCCGGACCGCTCGCGGACAGCGTCGTCCTCACCGAGGACCTGGCACGGATCACGAAGAAGGTCGTCGACCCCGGGCACGACGCGTCCGACACCCCGGACGAGACGACCTCGACGACCGCCGGTGCCACGGTCGAGTACGCGCTCTACCCGACGTTCACGAACGGCAAGACCACGGGGCAGCCGGCCGAGGTGACGGTCCAGGACGTCCTGCCGCAGCACACCCGCTACGTCGACGGCAGTGCCTCGGCACCGCCCGTGGTGGACACCGTGACCGATGCGGGCGGCGAGGGACACCAGCGCCTGACGTGGACCCTGCCCGCCGTCCGGCCGAACGCCCCGATCGAGCCCCTGACCTACACCGCTGCCGTCGCCGACACGGCGCCGCCCGGCCCGGTCACGAACACAGCCTCGGCGTCCTCGCCCACCGACGCATCGGACGCGCAGTACCGACAGGCGTCGCGAGCGGTGCAGGTCGTGCGCGGCGGTGGCGTCAGCGTGCTGAAGGCCGCCGTCGACCCCGTCGTGGTCGTCGGGGACGACCTCCGGTGGGACCTCGTGTCCACGAACACCGACACCACCCCGGTCGAGGGCGTGGACGTGATCGACGTCCTGCCCCACCGCGGGGACGACCAGGGCTCGGCCTTCCACGGCTCGGTCGCGCTGGCCGGGCCCGTGCCGGTCGACACCGACGGCGGCGAGCAGGTCACCTACACCCGCGCTCGTCCGACGGACGTCGACCTCGACGGTGGCCACCCGTCGAACCGGCCGGGCGGTTCGACCACGTGGTGCGCCGAGACCGCGTTCGGGACCGACGGGTGCCCGGCGACCCTGACCGACGTGACCGCGGTCCGGATCCAGCGCACGGCACCGATCGGGGTCGGGGAGTCCGTCCGGCACCGGGTCGCCGTCCACGGCGTCGGAGCCCACGACGGTGACGCCTACACGAACCGCTTCGGGCTCCGGTCGTCGAGCCTCGCGCTGCCGGTGCGGTCGAACCCCGCGACGGTCCGGGTCGTGTCCGGTGCGGTCGGTGACCGCGTGTGGGACGACCATGACCACGACGGCGTGCAGGACCACGGCGAGCCGGGGGTCGCCGACGTCGCGGTGGCCCTGCGGGGGACCGACGATCGTGGGGCCGAGGTGACCGAGCTGACGACGTCCCGCGCGGACGGCACCTACCGGTTCGACGGTCTGCGCCCGGGCCGCTACACGGTGGTGTTCTCCGCGCCGGACGACTCGGCCTTCACGACACCGCGCGTCGGCGACGACCGGGCGGTCGACTCCGACGCGGGCCCGGACGGGCAGACCGACCCGGTCGAGCTCGGACGCGAGACCGACGCTGCCGGTGCCCTCACCGGGGTCCGTCGCGACGAGACGGTCGACGCGGGGCTGGTCGTCGACGAGCCCGGTGAGCCCGGTGGGCCCGGTGGACCCGACGGACCGGGAGAGCCCGGCGGCCCGGACGGTGGGTCCGGCTCCTCGAGTGGTGGCCGAGGAGCCGACGGCGGGTCCGGCGCTGGCGATCGTGCGGGTGCCGGGACGCCGGGCACCGGGGCGCTCGCCTGGACGGGAGCCGACGTGCGCCTACCGATCGTGCTCGCCGTGGTGCTCCTGGTGGTGGGGACGGCGCTCGCCGCGAGGACCCGGAGGCGGCGCGGTCGGTCCTGA
- a CDS encoding alkaline phosphatase family protein has translation MAADEHRGDGRTADGPHQSRRSFLRRAGIGAAGAAVGAGAVGAGVAAARGSDERYGFAPLPERAEPGFDHVVVLMFENRSFDHVFGRLYTDAELRPGQSFAGLQRGTHENTAPDGTVVAAHVYEGSTDHVMSQPDPDPGEFYPHVNTQWFGTVDPPGNADPGRNGYAPPYNAPADTSRPTMSGFVRDYVVNYRLERGVEPTRDEYERVMGGFSPAMLPVFSTLAKSFAVYDHWFCAVPSQTFCNRSFFHAGTSHGFVTNGQPDGPAKWLDAPDVPTLFTRLEEAGKSWRVYFDADQVVSLTGFLHAPSIERYWKTNFRSMAQFHEDAANGNLPDYAFVEPRMMFDHNDMHPPVSRPKVVPEADGATFDSAMSDVRAAEALLAEVYGAIRASRSTTGSNAVNTALVVTFDEHGGIYDHVPPPTATPPTGTAEPGEMGFGFDRLGGRVPTFVVSAYTEPGTIVNTPMHHGSIAHTLCQQHGLEPLTHRDADAEGIHNVLNRRVPRQPQLWPEVTAPYVPTNPEAAARRRRPRGAERDRPVTAPGKGLLGLLLAKYEPGAPVPETFGDAYDVLTEHGLGLFGDRD, from the coding sequence ATGGCAGCTGACGAGCACCGCGGCGACGGGCGCACCGCCGACGGACCGCACCAGAGCCGACGGTCGTTCCTCCGGCGGGCGGGCATCGGAGCCGCCGGTGCCGCGGTCGGTGCGGGTGCGGTCGGCGCGGGGGTCGCGGCGGCACGCGGGTCCGACGAGCGCTACGGCTTCGCGCCGCTCCCCGAACGCGCCGAGCCCGGGTTCGACCACGTCGTCGTGCTCATGTTCGAGAACCGCAGCTTCGACCACGTGTTCGGCCGGCTGTACACCGACGCCGAGCTCCGTCCCGGCCAGTCCTTCGCCGGGCTGCAGCGCGGCACGCACGAGAACACCGCCCCGGACGGCACGGTCGTCGCGGCACACGTCTACGAGGGCAGCACCGACCACGTGATGAGCCAGCCGGACCCCGACCCCGGCGAGTTCTACCCGCACGTCAACACGCAGTGGTTCGGCACGGTCGACCCGCCCGGCAACGCCGATCCCGGCCGGAACGGGTACGCGCCGCCGTACAACGCACCGGCCGACACGAGCCGCCCGACGATGTCCGGCTTCGTCCGGGACTACGTGGTGAACTACCGGCTCGAGCGCGGCGTCGAGCCCACGCGCGACGAGTACGAGCGCGTGATGGGGGGCTTCTCGCCCGCGATGCTCCCGGTCTTCTCGACCCTGGCGAAGTCGTTCGCGGTCTACGACCACTGGTTCTGCGCGGTGCCGTCGCAGACGTTCTGCAACCGGTCGTTCTTCCATGCCGGCACGTCGCACGGCTTCGTCACGAACGGTCAGCCGGACGGACCCGCCAAGTGGCTGGACGCCCCGGACGTCCCGACGCTCTTCACCCGGCTCGAGGAGGCCGGCAAGAGCTGGCGTGTCTACTTCGACGCCGACCAGGTCGTCTCGCTCACCGGCTTCCTGCACGCCCCCTCGATCGAGCGGTACTGGAAGACCAACTTCCGGAGCATGGCGCAGTTCCACGAGGACGCGGCGAACGGGAACCTGCCCGACTACGCGTTCGTCGAGCCCCGGATGATGTTCGACCACAACGACATGCACCCGCCGGTCTCCCGCCCGAAGGTGGTACCGGAGGCCGACGGCGCGACGTTCGACAGCGCGATGAGCGACGTCCGTGCCGCCGAGGCCCTGCTCGCCGAGGTGTACGGCGCGATCCGGGCCAGCCGCTCGACCACGGGCTCGAACGCCGTGAACACGGCGCTGGTCGTGACCTTCGACGAGCACGGCGGGATCTACGACCACGTCCCGCCGCCCACCGCCACCCCGCCGACGGGCACCGCGGAGCCGGGGGAGATGGGCTTCGGGTTCGACCGGCTCGGCGGCCGCGTCCCCACCTTCGTCGTGTCGGCGTACACCGAGCCCGGCACGATCGTGAACACCCCGATGCACCACGGCTCGATCGCGCACACGCTCTGCCAGCAGCACGGCCTCGAGCCGCTCACGCACCGGGACGCCGACGCCGAGGGCATCCACAACGTCCTGAACCGGCGCGTCCCGCGGCAGCCGCAGCTCTGGCCGGAGGTCACCGCGCCCTACGTCCCGACGAACCCCGAGGCCGCCGCCCGCCGCCGTCGTCCCCGCGGTGCCGAGCGCGACCGTCCGGTCACGGCACCGGGGAAGGGGCTGCTCGGCCTGCTCCTGGCCAAGTACGAGCCCGGCGCCCCCGTGCCCGAGACCTTCGGCGACGCCTACGACGTGCTGACCGAGCACGGACTCGGCCTGTTCGGCGACCGCGACTGA